Proteins from one Tetrapisispora phaffii CBS 4417 chromosome 8, complete genome genomic window:
- the GCV2 gene encoding glycine decarboxylase subunit P (similar to Saccharomyces cerevisiae GCV2 (YMR189W); ancestral locus Anc_6.277), which produces MLGLRRSSAHLYKTIKFVALQKQLSTSAIHFDVANVSSDTYSKIYNVDVSELNRPLDNFQRRHLGPSPENTEKMLKLMNYKDLDSFINKVVPKNILIKRQLQLDAPLDGFSENEMLENLKKIANKNNYKVKNYIGKGYYGTILPPVIKRNLVESPEWYTSYTPYQPEISQGRLESLLNFQTVVTELTGLPVANASLLDEGTSAGEALLLSFYSAKKKKTKYAIDKNIHPQTKSVLLSRANPFNIEIVEIDFNNVENTIAALEDPQVCGCLLQYPDTNGSILSPEILLKYSNIIHENKGLFSVASDLLALTLLKPPSEFGADIVLGSSQRFGVPLGYGGPHAAFFAVQKKLNRRIPGRIVGVSKDRLGKPALRLAIQTREQHIKRDKATSNICTAQALLANVAANYAVYHGPKGLTDIAKRIYGMTSILAEEIKSANSKGNLINESWFDTLTVELKDGQTSKEFLQRAFNEFNINIFAVDKKTISLSLDETTTMEDLNALVALFTDKSNDTVSNYVKTKTPLKEFPIHLRRTNDFLKQEVFNIHHSETAMLRYLHRLQSRDLSLANSMIPLGSCTMKLNATTEMIPMTWPQFANIHPFQPIDQVKGYQEMINSFEKDLCSITGFDGCSLQPNSGAQGEYAGLRTIKAYLESINQGNRNICLIPISAHGTNPASSAMCNFKVIPVNCLENGALDLIDLRQKAKLHKDNLATAMITYPSTYGLFEEGIKEAINIVHNFGGQVYLDGANMNAQVGLTSPGDLGADVCHLNCHKTFSIPHGGGGPAGAPICVKSHLVPFLPRHDVVTMLSDIGSEESIKPVSSAAYGNALVIPISYTYIKMMGSKGLPFSSVIAMLNANYMMKRLQSHYEILFIDGSDKSFDHCAHEFILDLRMYKKHGIEAIDVAKRLQDYGFHAPTLAFPVPGTLMVEPTESENLEELDRFVNTMISIKSEIDAYIRGKSNGLLIKNAPHSLEDLITSTDWETRGYTREQAAYPLPHLKYNKFWPTVTRLDDTYGDLNLICTCPSVEEVANEIN; this is translated from the coding sequence ATGTTGGGATTAAGAAGAAGTTCTGCACATCTCTATAaaactattaaatttgTAGCTTTACAAAAACAATTGTCAACATCTGCAATCCATTTCGATGTCGCCAATGTCTCTTCTGACacttattcaaaaatatacaatGTTGACGTTTCAGAGTTGAATCGTCCCTTAGATAATTTCCAAAGGCGTCATTTAGGTCCATCACCAGAGAATACTGAGAAGatgttaaaattaatgaattataaagatttagattcttttatcaataaagttgttccaaaaaatatattgattaaaAGACAATTGCAATTAGACGCTCCATTAGATGGATTTtcagaaaatgaaatgcttgaaaatttaaagaaaattgcaaataaaaacaactataaagttaaaaattatattggTAAAGGTTATTACGGTACTATTTTACCTCCTGtcattaaaagaaatttagTCGAGTCTCCAGAATGGTACACTTCGTATACTCCATATCAACCCGAAATCTCTCAAGGTAGATTAGAGTCcttattaaattttcaaacaGTGGTGACTGAATTGACAGGACTACCTGTCGCAAATGCATCGCTATTAGATGAAGGCACCTCTGCAGGTGAAGCTTTACTATTGTCCTTTTATTCTgcaaaaaagaaaaagacTAAATATGCCATTGATAAGAATATCCACCCTCAAACTAAAAGTGTTCTATTATCAAGAGCTAATCCATTCAATATCGAAATAGTAGAAATCGATTTTAATAACGTGGAAAATACAATTGCAGCTTTAGAAGATCCACAAGTCTGCGGCTGTTTATTGCAATATCCAGACACAAATGGCTCTATATTATCACCTGAAATACTacttaaatattcaaacatCATTCATGAAAATAAAGGTCTATTTTCTGTTGCATCTGATTTACTAGCATTAACTTTGCTGAAGCCTCCATCTGAGTTTGGTGCTGATATCGTTTTGGGCTCTTCACAAAGATTTGGTGTCCCACTAGGTTATGGTGGTCCTCATGCAGCTTTTTTTGCAGTTCAGAAGAAATTAAACAGAAGAATTCCGGGTAGAATTGTTGGTGTCTCAAAAGATCGTCTAGGAAAGCCAGCATTACGTTTAGCAATCCAGACAAGAGAACAACATATCAAACGTGATAAAGCAACATCGAATATATGCACTGCACAAGCCTTGCTGGCTAATGTGGCTGCTAATTATGCCGTATATCATGGCCCTAAAGGTTTAACTGATATTGCAAAAAGGATTTATGGCATGACATCGATATTGGCTGAAGAGATTAAGTCAGCAAATTCTAAAGGTAATTTAATCAACGAATCTTGGTTTGATACGCTTACCGTAGAACTAAAGGATGGTCAAACCTCTAAGGAATTTTTACAAAGGGCTTTCAATGAGTTCAACATAAATATCTTTGCTGTAGACAAAAAAACCATTTCTTTATCTTTGGATGAAACGACTACCATGGAGGATCTGAATGCATTAGTTGCTTTATTTACCGACAAATCGAATGATACAGTAAGTAACTATGTTAAAACTAAAACTCCTCTTAAAGAATTTCCAATCCATTTGAGACGCACAAATGACTTCTTGAAACAAGAAGTCTTTAATATTCATCATAGCGAAACGGCGATGTTAAGATATCTACATCGTTTACAGTCAAGGGATTTGTCTCTTGCTAATTCCATGATACCGTTGGGTTCGTGTACAATGAAATTGAACGCAACCACAGAAATGATCCCAATGACATGGCCCCAATTTGCCAATATACATCCATTTCAACCTATTGATCAAGTTAAAGGTTATCAAGAAATGATAAACTCCTTTGAAAAGGATCTGTGTTCAATTACCGGCTTTGACGGCTGTTCTTTACAACCAAATTCTGGTGCACAAGGTGAATATGCCGGTTTAAGAACTATTAAAGCATATTTAGAAAGTATTAATCAAGGTAATCGTAATATTTGTCTAATTCCTATTTCAGCTCATGGTACTAATCCTGCATCGTCTGCTATGTGCAATTTTAAGGTTATCCCTGTTAATTGTTTGGAAAATGGTGCGCtagatttaattgatttaagACAAAAAGCAAAATTGCATAAGGATAATTTAGCTACAGCCATGATTACGTACCCTTCGACATATGGTCTATTCGAAGAAGGTATCAAGGAAGCTATCAATATTGTTCATAACTTTGGAGGTCAAGTTTATCTGGATGGTGCCAATATGAATGCCCAAGTTGGATTAACTTCACCAGGTGATTTGGGCGCTGATGTATGTCATTTAAATTGCCATAAAACATTCTCAATCCCACACGGTGGTGGTGGTCCAGCCGGTGCACCTATTTGTGTGAAGTCACATTTAGTTCCTTTCCTGCCTCGTCATGATGTTGTCACTATGTTGTCAGACATTGGTAGTGAAGAATCTATAAAGCCTGTTTCCTCGGCAGCATATGGGAATGCTTTAGTGATTCCAATATCGTATACATACATTAAAATGATGGGATCTAAAGGTTTGCCATTTTCTAGTGTTATTGCTATGCTTAATGCCAACTATATGATGAAGAGATTACAATCACAttatgaaattttatttattgatgGTAGTGATAAGAGCTTTGATCATTGTGCCCATGAATTCATACTTGACTTAAGAATGTATAAGAAACATGGTATTGAAGCAATTGATGTTGCAAAAAGATTACAAGATTATGGATTTCATGCCCCAACTTTGGCATTCCCGGTACCAGGTACATTGATGGTTGAACCAACAGAATCTGAAAATCTGGAGGAATTAGATAGATTTGTTAATACAATGATTTCTATTAAAAGCGAAATTGACGCGTATATACGTGGCAAGTCAAATGGTTTGCTAATCAAGAATGCTCCACATTCGTTGGAGGATTTGATAACTTCAACCGATTGGGAAACTAGAGGTTACACGCGTGAGCAAGCCGCTTACCCATTACctcatttaaaatataataaattttggCCAACAGTAACTAGATTAGATGACACTTATGgtgatttaaatttaatttgcACATGTCCATCTGTTGAAGAGGTAGCCAAtgaaatcaattga